The window ccaccagcaagtcacccatgccccacgctgcaggggaaggcgaaaaacctccagggcctctgccaatctgccccggaggaaaattccttcccgaccccaaatatggtgataagctaaaccctgagcatgtgggcaagactcaccagccagcactcaggaaagaattctctgcagtaactcagatcccatcccatccaacatcccatcaccaactactgggcatacttatctgacgataatcaaagatcaattgccaaaattaggctctcccatcataccatcccttccataaacttatcaagcttaatcttaaagccagatatgtcttttgcccccactactccccttggaaggctgttccagaacttcactcctctaatggttagaaaccttcgtctaatttcaagtctaaacttcctagtgtccagtttatacccattcgttcttgtgtctacattggtactaagcttaaataattcctctccctccctaatattaatccctctgatatatttataaagagcaagcatatcccccctcagccttcttttggataggctaaacaagccaagctctttgagtctcctttcataaggcaggttttccattcctcggatcatcctagtagcccgtctctgaacctgttccagtttgaattcatccttcttaaacatgggagaccagaactgcacacagtattccaggtggggtctcaccagcgccttatataacggtactaacacctccttatctttgctggaaatacatcacctgatgcatcctaaaaccgcattagcttttttaacggctatatcacattggcggctcatagtcatcctgtgatctaccagtaccccaaggtccttctcctcctctgttgcttccaactgatgcgtccccaatctatatctaaagttcttattattaatccctaagtgcatgaccttgcacttttcactattaaatttcatcctattattattactccagtttacaaggtcatccagatcttcctgtatgagatcccggtccttctctgtgttagcaatatcccccagcttcgtgtcatccgcgaacttttattagcacattcccgctttttgtgccaaggtcagtaataaaaaggttaaataagattggtcccagaaccgatccttgaggaactccactagtaacctccttccaacctgacagttcacccttcagtacgacctgttgtagtctcccctttaaccagttccttatccacttttcaattttcatattgatccccatcttttccaatttgactaataattccgcatgtggaaccgtgtcaaatgccttactgaaatcaaggtaaattaggtctaccgcatttcctttgtctaaatagtctgtcaccttctcaaagaaggagatcaggttggtttggcacgatctacctttagtaaagccaTATTGTACTTTGTCCCatttaccattgacctcaatgtccttaactactttctccttcaaaattttttccaagaccttacatactacagatgtcaaactaacaggcctatagttactggGATCACTCTTTCtcactttcttaaagataggaactacgttagcaattctccagtcatacggtacaacccctgagtttaccgattcattaaaaatttttgctaacaggcttgcaatttcatgtgccagttcctttaatattctcagatgaagattgtccgggccctccgattttgtcccattaagctgttcaagtatggcttctacctcagatgtggtaatatccacttccttatcctcattcccgtttgtcattcttccattacccctaagctccccattagccttattaaagactgaggcaaagtacttatttagataatGGGCCattcctaggttatccttaacctcctttccatcctcagtgtgtagcggtcccacttcttctttctttgttttcttcttatttatatggctatagaaccttttactattggttttaattccctttgcaaagttcaactctacttggcttttagcctttctcactttatccctacatgttctgacctcacttagatagctttccttgttaatcccacccttcttccactccttgtaggctttctgctttttcttaatcacctccctgagatgcttgctcatccagcttggtctacaactcctgcctatggtttttttcccttttcttgggatgcaggcttccgatagtttctgcagctgtgacttaaagtaattccaggcctcttccgcatttagatccacaaattcttcagtccaatccacttccctaactaatttccttaattctttaaagttagcccttttgaaataaaaaaaccctagtcccagatctgtttttgtttatccttacATCTagttgaactgaattagctcatgatcactcgaaccaaggttgtcacctacaaccatttcttctatgaggtcctcactgctcacccaaaccaaatctaaaatggcatcccctcttgtcggttcttcaactacttggtgaaggaatccatcagctatcacattcagaaaaatctgagccctactattcttgctagcacttgtcctccagtctatatctgggaagttaaagtctcccatgatcacacatttcccattagtgtttacttccttaaaaacattaaagaggtctctatccatatccaaatcagatcccggtggtctgtagcacaccccaagcactatctcaggggaggctctagtacctttctttcccagtgtgatttttgcccagacagactctctgtcttgtccattctatcacttcttatttctttacagttaacttcCTCGTTGACGTACAATGCTActtcaccacctttgcctttatttctatctttcctaaacagcacatagccttcaatacccgtactccagtcatgactactattccaccatgtttctgttatccctataatatccggtttcatttcctgcaccagtagctctagttcctccattttgttccctagactcctcgcattagtgtacagacatcttaatttttgccgtttggcttcactcacattctgtactctgttaggcacagacattctaccaccaacatcacctgttagtctgttatctacactacccttcctccttatgccaattcttctgtccacggctgtatcccctcttacattgtttacttccctctcaaggttaaattccggcgtggagatctcccgaacatctcccaaccatctcccgcagatttctagtttaaagctctcttaatcaggtcggcgagcctccatcctagaagtctatttccctccttgctcaggtgaagtccatgccgagagaacagtcttctgtctgtaaatgcttcccaatagccgtacatcccaaagccctccttatagcaccactgcctgagccatctgttgatcgccataatcttgtcacacctttgtcgcccttctctaggaacaggcagaatcccactgaagatcacctgagcctcgatttccttaagcgtcttccccagtctggcatagtctcccttgatacattccagagagtatctagccgtatcattcgttcccacatgaaggacaatcaacggattcttccccactcccgctagtatccttttcagcctcaggtccacatcctgtatcttagcacccggcataccgcacacccttctgttctcccgatcagctcgagtcacaggcctgtctactcttctcagtaaggagtctccaatcacgtagacctgccttttcctggtgacagtgctcttctccggtctatcccccgcacccactggctgcaactcctctcgattcctattctcccttgcagtcctcctggggcttacacgtggtgttgcctccattgactcctcccctcctcttgcaggactatcagctcttctctttttccttgccctctctccttcagcggccacctgctgtgccccttcttcattttccaactctgcaaacctgttcctgagttctatttctccttcactggcccgtcttttcctctgcctggttctcttagtcacatgcttccaccgtccactttcctcccccagcagtctctcctctgaattctttggtcctgcttccatctgcacatctgagcttatcccttcagccccctcgtgtctgttctccatcatctgctcaacccctgtctaaactcaaccagagtttgcacctgcatctccagtcctcagatcttctcttccatcagctctatcaggcggcacttcatgcagacaaagctcttttcaggcgccccctccaggatcatgtacatgccgcagcttccacatccagtcatcctcattgtgtctttcactgctacctctgtatcagtcatggccttcccacctgaaGCCTAGTAGTCGAAgcaacacaagcccccagcaggcaccagaccaccacacCGTATCTCTTAATCAgcttgtcagttcctctgtcttagtctcccctgcaacctccccctgtaaactcccactgaaactcccctgtttacagctctgtttgctggctcctgtgctgctgcagctgtctcttCTCTCCTCTTTTAACTATTATGGTACCAATAGCAAGTGCCATCACCTCAGTGAATTGCACGGAGTGATGGGTTTCCATCCGTTTTCACTTTATTGACCTGACAAGATGATCAAAATGACTTGCTCCCAACTCGCTCTCATCTGCTGGGTCCTCCTCAGGTGACCTGACATCTTTCAAAAGCAACCCCATCATACTTACTTTCCTGGAACTTGTTTCAGTCCAACTTTCCCTCCTACCCCATCCCTCCAGACACACAGACTGTTGGATTAGATTGGTATTTTCCCATCTCTAATAATTCATCACTCTGGGGTCTAGTCCAGGATTGTCCAGTCCTAGttttaaatatatcaagggggacaggaaggatttttttgcctctgtgtaCAAAGTGGCACAGTTGACCAGGTGCATTATAAGAGTAATAAGGTGCCATTTAAACATAAGGCATTAGACATCTGTTAGATGCAGAATACAGATGGATTGATGGTGTGGTCTGGTATTGTAAGTATTTCTATGCTTTGTTTAGCCATCTGTTGTCTTCTTGAGGCCTTGGAGTTGATTGGAATGGCTTTCCTTTCCTTCCGTTCTGTAGGTCTCCGGGTGAATGGGGAGCTCATTACTGCCTATCCACAGGTGGTGGTTGTACGTGTGCCAACACCCTGGGTCCAGAGCGACAGTGACATCACGGTCCTTCGCCACTTGGAGAAGATGGGCTGCCGGTTGATGAATCGTCCCCAAGCCATCCTCAACTGCGTCAACAAGTTCTGGACCTTCCAGGAGCTGGCTGGTCATGGTGTGCCTCTCCCAGACACCTTCTCCTATGGTAAGCCCATTGGCTTAAAAGGGCAGTATACTAAAAGCACTTATAGCAGCTAGGACATTAGTCAAGTTTGGGAAGGCCCTTATTATTGGGTTGCAGTGTGTAACTGCCCTCTGGGAGTGTTGTGTAGTGACTAGATTGGGGATTGGGAGTCAGGTCTGCTTGATTGTTCTATTCTGGGCTTTGTTGTGACACCGCGGGCAAATCATTTAGACTCTGTGCCCCACTTTCCCCATCTTTAATGTGGGGTATTGTGAAGATTATAATCTAAAATACCTTGCTCAACACACAGATAACGTGCGGAACTTGATGCATTACTGAAGTCAAGAATTTAGCTGTATCTGAAAAAGGATTAGAAATTTATATGATCAAGAACATCCACAGCTATATTGGATAGGAAAAAATGTATAAGGGTTCAAATCCTTATGCTTTATTACCAAAAACTGCCTGGTAGTAGGAAAATAACTTCCCCTACGGGATGATTATTCAGTCTTTGTCTACAAGGGGTTTTATTGCACCTTCCTCAAGtgtctggtactggccactgtcagagacaggatactgggctaaatagaCCTGTGGTCCGATCTAGTATGGGTACTTCTTTGTTTTTAACTATAATGTATTTAAGAATGGAAGATTCCCTTTCAGCCTTCCTTTCCGCCTAGGAAAGGGGGAAGCTTATTTTCTCTGTGCAGATACACCAACAGGCTGTAGTAATGGGATCTGTCATACAAGTTCTCCTTGACAGGAGTACTGATCCATGAATAAAGTCTGTCCACCTGTTACATAAACTAATGTGATATAAATAAAACAGATACTTAGTTGAAAAGTGACTCTGTCCTTGCATTAGAGATGCAGATATGCTAACTGTTGAGGAAGGGAAGATGTGTGTTGTTCCTTTGAGAAAGGGGGATGTGAAGCATGAGAGGTAACCGGAGTGTATCTCCCAGCCTGCACAGCTCTCCCTGTCTGTATAACAAATTGGACTCAGGGTTGCCCCCTCTTCTGTTTTAAGTGGTAGGTGGCTTGTAAAGGGTGGCATTGCCAAGAAAAACAGGATATGTTGAGCTGCTTCTGTTCCATCGTGAGCAGTAAAATGCAGGgcagtggcagctgctgctgaTTTTCAGACCATCACCCTGACTTGAGTTCTCTGCTTTATTGCACAAGCCTCTGAGCGCTCTCATTCTCCCTCCGTCTAACCCCCTTCCTTCTGTTCCCCACACTACAATCAGCCCTCTGAATGAAGAGTGAATTGAGCTCAGGTAACCTTTGTTAGGCTATCAGgtaaacaacatttaaaaactaCTCTTCTAGTGGCTTTATAGATGCAGTGGGATGGAGGAGTGGAAACATTAGTCCCGGAGTTAGGGAGGCAGGCTGAGATGTGAGGAACTCAGATCTAGGAATCTGGGGAGTAGAATGGGATAGGATTTTGGAGGGTGTGGTTCCCTATATCACATTTTGTCCTCCTGCTACATGTAGCCAGGATGGACCTGTGTCTCCAGAGCATCCCCCTGTTGGTTCCCTGCCAGGTGGATGGGAGGCAGGTAGGTGAAAGTTGATAAACATGGAGAAGGAATAGGGAGCAGGAAAGAGCAATAGAGTTTGGGGCATTCAAATTTGGTGATTGGGTTTATCCTCATGGATAGGGATCAGGAGTTCCAGGGAGTATTGGGGCATATTTGGAAGGAAGATGAGATAAGGGCAACAGTACCCTTTCCCAAttactaagggttaatgtcccatAGATGACAAGTGTCAGGGAAGTGCTGACCCTTCTGAATGACCTGTCTTCTATTAACCTTTGGCCTACACTGCTGTCTTCAAGATCAGAGGTGGAAGGGGTGTAGTCTGTATCCAGCAGTCACAGATTAGATTGGTAGTATCCGACTGGCAACATGTAACATTTCTTGGTTCTCTTCTTGTCAGGTGGTCATGAGAACTTTGCCAAAATGATTGATGAGGCGGAGGTGCTGGAGTTTCCCATGGTGGTGAAGAACACACGAGGTCACCGAGGTGGGTGCAGGGTTGTGGGGAAGAAGTGTGTGGTGGTAACCAGCATTCCAGGATTCCATGTGTGGTGAATGGAAAGGATTTGAAGAGGCTTTGTGTTGGGGGTTAGACTTTGATTTCATTCTCTGTCTAAGTCCTTCCAACTTCTGAATTGCTTCTGAGCGTTAAACAGACTTCAAACTTGGGAGGCAGTTTTTATACAGCTGGTAACTTGTTCAAGGAGCATAGAATAGAAATAACAGGGGTCCTGCATGTGGTGCATTGGGAGAGCTGTGTGAGgagccaggactggaatagcagaagGTTTCTACAGTTTTTGATTGAATGGCATGGGCAAAACTGTGGAGAGAGGCCCCAGGACTTGGAATAGTAGTGGAACTGGGGGGAAATTTCTAAATAGGCATAAGAGACTACATCTCAGTTCAATGAACCTCtatatctttttctttctgcttaGCCTTAGCAAGGCACTAAGTACCAAACTGGACCTAAATTCTACAAAAGGATTTCTGATTCTGTGACATCAGTGcaaattcagcagcagctgaatAAGAACTTCATTTTGTAATTTAAATGTTAAGTgttaaatctgtttattttaatgttaaatCAGTATATTATCAAATGAAGACAGGTGTAAACTGATGTGTTTCCACACAGGtgattgcaccaatttaactgaataaactttaaaaaactgATTTTAGTTAGTGATGAAAGTTTCTTATGTAGCCAGAGCTTTTGACTCTGGAGCATGATTATGCAGGAAAGGGTGAATTTCATATCTGTGGAATAtatgggaccaggattttactTGACATTATATGGTATTCTGCTGATTAGATCTACTAAATAAAATCAATTAGATAGCTTACAGCTATCAAATTTCTTCTTCACCATCCTGGACTTGCATAAACCCCTGTTTATAAGGGGTACTTTAAAACACACttaatccagtgtctctgttcagtgccATTTCAGTGGCATGGATTCTTAGATGAAAAGCTTCCTCCTAAATACTTTGAAGTTAAATACAGAAGAGCAGATAGCAAATGATATTTTAGAAAACAAAGGCTTGCATGTTATATATGGTGAATAAATGTAACCACTCACACCTAAGGCCATTTTCAGTGCAATTTGCATCAGTGCAAATGGGCACATCGTTTTTATCGAAATGCCACACATCTCTGGTACCACATAATCCCACTGAAATGGGCAATTTCCTACCATCTTCCAAGTCCTCGTTTTTTTCATCCCCATTTTGGGAGCAAGTAGCTGTGAGATTGGGGAAGTAGGAGATAAGAAGCAGCATGAGGAGAATGAGCTTCAGTGCTGTCCGGGACTGAGTAGGTGGTACCAGTACCATCTTAAATCCTTCCGAAGCAGTGCACCATTACTGCTATCTTCAGCAGTTCCATGTTATATAGAAGTCTTTTGCTACACAGACCCTAAGCCCTGAAGGAGCAGAGTCTGCTGATGTGGTACCCCCAACACAGTACTTCATCTCCTCTTCCTTCTGCTTTTTTTTCCCGTTTCTTCATTAAACGAGGCAGTTTATCAAGGGATTTTGTAATATAGTAATGTTGCAGCATAATTCAGTGAAGTTCTGCCACATAAATTGGTGGTGCCTTACTGCAGAATGTAAATCTAATGTGCCACATAAAACAAGGGGTGTCAACAGAGGAGGAGAGCAAGTAAGAGGTAAGACTGATGAAGGAAAGAAAATGAGCTGCAGAGTATTGGAGTCTGTTCCAGAAGTGCCTTTCACAGACACCGGGGAGGTTACGTGCGGGGACGAGAAGTCTCTGTGAGGTGAGCTGAGGAAACAAGATGAGGAGTAAAAGAACAAATCAGAGATTGGCTGAGCAAGTCTTTAGAATAGTTTGCTGGCAATGGGCATTGAATTTCTAAAGACTCAAGCTGCCCCTCTTTCACCAACTGTCAGTATGCCCCACAGGTTCTTATTTTTAATGGAATAAGCTGCTGAAGTTGTCATTTTATCAGTTCCATCAGAGTCAGTCACAGCTACATTTCTGTCAAAACCCTTATGCTCCACTGGACGTCTGTCACGCCAGTACTGGGTTGTTGTGGGTACAGGGGTGCTTTTTTCCTCCTGTATTATTATAAGGATTTTACAGCAGTGGACTAATGCCATAGCGTACTTCCTACAGTGCGTCTGGGTAGAGTTCTAAGTTAACTTCGTTTTTATACCTTGAAGTTCCAGCTTTCTGCCTGAAATGGGGGAGAAGTTTTGCTGTTGGTTGCATGTGTGCTTCTCTCTAAGGTTTGTGACTCCTCTCCTCTCTCAACCAGGCACCTGTCCCAAAAGGGGTGGGAGTTACAAGACCCAGTTTCTCTATTAAAGAGCTTTTTTGACTAACTTACCACCTTGACTGTCTCAGTACTTGGTACATTCAGCAGCACTGAAACACTTGAGTACTGATCTACACAGGAGAATGTGTAAAGGGTTATAAAATATATCTGGCTCATGAGGATAGGCAGGATTTTTTGGGGTTTTGGGGAGATTCTTCATGTGCTGAATCTATACCTCAACACAAGACAAGTCTAGTGGCTCTTTCCCTCTTTCACCAGTCCCCGCTCTCAATGTTTTCTCTTGGAACAGGCAAAGCTGTATTCCTGGCACGAGATAAGCACCATTTGGCAGACCTGAGCCATTTAATTCGTCATGAGGCCCCTTACCTGTTCCAGAAATATGTCAAGGAGTCCCATGGCAAAGATGTGCGTGTCATCGTGGTAGGCGGCCGCGTGGTGGGGACCATGCTGCGCTGCTCAACCGATGGAAGGATGCAGAGCAACTGCTCACTTGGTAGGAATGGCATGGTTTGTGGTCTTGACTAGAATTTGTGGAGCCCAATGGGAGATGAGTGGCAACCCCAATTTAAATGAGAAgtttgacattttattttttactgatgtttattacagtaatgcctagtGGCCACCTAAGGatgggatcccattgtgctaggaactgtacaaacagagaatgagacagtccctgccacaacaagcttataatctaaatagataagaccgTGTGGGAGAAAAAAATAGCACTCGCAAGCAGAGTGAATGATGCAATGGTGGCAAATATCATGTTAGTGCCATGGTATTTTTGGTGTTTGAGTGGGATTATATTAGAAGGGGATaagctagatcaggggttctcaaacttaattgcaccatgacccccttctgacaataaaaattactacaggacTTGAGGAGTGGGGACCGAagtctgagcctgcccaagccccgccatcacagggggaggggaggcaaagcCAAAGCTCCACCTCCCCAGGTGCGGGGGTCAAAGCTGAaatccaagggcttcagccccaggcagggggcctgtaacctgagccccagcaagtttaaaccagccttggcaaccccattaaaatggggttgcgccTGCAGTTTGAGAATCGCTGAGCTAGATGGAAAGACACAGGAAAGAAGGGGTTgggagggattggagcaaacCAACCAGCACAGGGGAGAGAATGTTACGAGTGAAAACTCGAGAGAGCTGCCTGACATCAGTGTCTGTCAGCCCCTGCTTAAAGTGTTTAGTGCACTGTTTAGCTGCTGGATCAGCTTCAGTCTCTGGCTGGCTTCTCCATGCAATTTCTTCCCAAAGACACCTGGCTCCTAGTGTTCTCAAagttggggggtggaggtgggaaggggtCCTCCCCTGCACAGGTCTGGGTCTGGGGAGTGCTGTGGGGGGAGAGTTGGCCCTGACTAGGCCCCATTTTAGCCTCTTCCTTCACATGCAGTACAActtcagttttcaaaatgttatgGGAGATCAAAAATGTTTGGATAATTGGGGAATTTTCAGTGTAACAGATACAAGGGGACATAGCTCACTTGGAGAGATGATTTGAGGAAAGGTGTTTCAGATAGAATGCTCAATAGCTTAATTTTTCCTaagatgctgagcatccacagttttcgttaaagccaatgggagctgtgaacaTCAGGCCATTAGTGTACATGGCACACTAAAGCAAAGATCCCAAAGAGCTTGGCAAAACATGTGCACATACATGTCTGAAATCTAGATGTACTTCTAAACACTTacccacccaccactgaaatataGACATTCTGGGGCAGCTGTTTTAACATTAAACAGCAGTGCTATGTAATATTTTAGTACAGGAAATGAAGAACACTTTATACAATTGAAACTGCAAAGGGAATTGTAGGGAATCAAAATAACTGCTATCCAAGCTAGAATTCAACCTGGACACTGGAGTTAAGAAGTCTGCAAAAGATTTTTAAGATGTTGGGTCAGCAGCAGCACCCCCTCTTGGTTTTtttgggtggggtggagagacTGCTTTATACTGACTAAAGGTGGCCTTAAAAGGTTTCTGTTAAATGTTTTATGACTTTTGACCTTAGCAATATTTGGAATGCTATGTCTGGTCCTTCTTGGTCTTGTTCAAAGGCTTCTTAAGAGTGCTTAGAGATATGTATTGGGAGCCCACACTTTGGCTTAAAGGGTGGGGTGCTAAATCTGCAACAAAGATGCCCTTTCTTTCAAATATTCATTAGGCATTTGAATTAAGTAAGGCATTGTTTgaactgcagtggcacagctacagtgctgcagtTGTGGTTTTTGTCGTGGTATactgtagatcaggggttctcaaacagggggttGGAACCCCttggggtcgtgaggttattatatgggggttgcgagctgtcagcctacaccccaaaccctgctttgcatccagcatttataatggcgttaaatatataaaaaagtgtttttaatttataaggggatggggtctcactcagaggcttgctatgtgaaaggagtcaccagtacagaagtttgagaaccactggtgtagatgcTTTTTATGTCCACAGAAGGGGTTAGGTTGAGCTAACTATGTAGGACAGGATGCAAAATTTTTTCCAGCCCTCactgatgtagttaggtcaatctaatttttaagaaTTGTCTGACTTAAATgttaaaagaaaaactaaaaatcCATTTTCTTCTCAACTGCTTAGCTTTCAGGCTCATCTTTTGTGATGTCATATCACTAATTCTTCAGTTATCATAGTCTTCCAGGATAACGAAGGTCTGAGTAGCTAATAGGAGAAACAAGCAATGCTctgaggtggggggcagaggaatgAAACTCTGTCAGACCACCTTCTAATGGAACAAAGAAGCAAAACAGACACatggcttttttttcttcttcgtctttcttttttttaaagtttgcaggTCAACTTTAACACACCTACAATTAAAAAATGTGTTGATATCCTTTCTGACCAAAAGTGATCACACCCTTCCCAGCAGCACTCTGGATTTGTCTTGGATGTTTCCCATCCAGGAACTGAGCCATCCTTACCATGCTCAGCAAGTGACTTTTGACCAGATTGCAGCCTGAGAGCTGACACTTATTTTCCCTTTTGCCAGGCGGTGTAGGGATGATGTGCTCACTGAGTGAACAAGGCAAGCAGCTAGCAGTCCAGGTGTCAAACATCCTGGGGATGGACGTGTGTGGCATCGACCTACTGATGAAAGATGATGGCTCATTCTACGTCTGCGAGGCCAATGCAAATGTAGGTTTCATTGCCTTTGACAAGGCTTGTAATCTAGATGTAGCTGGTATCATAGCGGACTATGCcgcttctctccttccccccggTCGCTTGACGCGGCGTATGTCCTTGCTCTCTGTGGTGTCCACGGCCAGCGAGACTAGCGAGCCAGAGCTGGGCCCTCCAGCTAGTGCCGCTGTCGACAATATGAGCGCTAGCTCCAGCTCTGTCGACAGCGACCCTGAGACCACGGAGAGAGAGTTGCTCACCAAGCTCCCGGGGGCTTTATTCAACATGAACCAGCTACTAGCCAATGAGATCAAACTCCTTGTGGAATGATGCCCCGTGTAAATACATGACCAACAAAACTCCTgtaaatttttttaaaccaacttgCAATGCTGTTTATCAGAGAAGCTCAGGGAGATGAATGGAGTCGGGAGAGAATTAGTCAAAAGAGTGAGATTAAAAAGTGCATATTCTCTAATTGCTGCCCTTACTTTTTAATCCTGCAGAACATATGACTGGTTTCATTTTTTGGCAGCCAATCTCCAGTCAATGATACCCAGTTCAAACCCACATGGGGATTTGATTTTATGTGCAGCTGTGGTCCCAAGCTTATCGCAGAACATGTGTATTGATGGGGAGATATTGCAGCACAATTCACACTTCTGGTTTTGGAATACTATCTTGCAATTCTCCAAAAGCATCAGTGAACTAATGCAGCTGTGAACTCTCTCCTACCTCTTTAAGAGCTTGATCTTGTGAATTGCTTGAGTG of the Gopherus flavomarginatus isolate rGopFla2 chromosome 1, rGopFla2.mat.asm, whole genome shotgun sequence genome contains:
- the RIMKLB gene encoding beta-citrylglutamate synthase B, producing the protein MCSSVAPRLWFLTDRRIREDYPQQEILRALKAKCCEEELDFRALVMDEVVLTIEHGNLGLRVNGELITAYPQVVVVRVPTPWVQSDSDITVLRHLEKMGCRLMNRPQAILNCVNKFWTFQELAGHGVPLPDTFSYGGHENFAKMIDEAEVLEFPMVVKNTRGHRGKAVFLARDKHHLADLSHLIRHEAPYLFQKYVKESHGKDVRVIVVGGRVVGTMLRCSTDGRMQSNCSLGGVGMMCSLSEQGKQLAVQVSNILGMDVCGIDLLMKDDGSFYVCEANANVGFIAFDKACNLDVAGIIADYAASLLPPGRLTRRMSLLSVVSTASETSEPELGPPASAAVDNMSASSSSVDSDPETTERELLTKLPGALFNMNQLLANEIKLLVE